From the genome of Cynocephalus volans isolate mCynVol1 chromosome 14, mCynVol1.pri, whole genome shotgun sequence, one region includes:
- the TMEM247 gene encoding transmembrane protein 247: MATEDREVTEARGAGESCPNYPNMVPGDSMSEGKSRALEAESQKPDSSSDCLEETETCQDRGCPGPPKSLSSKAGSTTKGQAGDGPEPAPAEMAPAPTPRPERKDELELELEKARMEFELTRLRCLHEENQRQRQHEEVMERLQQQAAPPKFSGGFQDLLLPQNQSAMFLYCFIFIHTIYVTKEMVFFLFSKHYLFCLAAILLCLIKALWSYFQTVSGSDHTSPAWPHLLAGDGIGDSTLVIMQHTERAWTQLCKLSSLY, translated from the exons ATGGCAACAGAAGACAGGGAGGTGACGGAAGCCCGGGGGGCGGGAGAAAGCTGCCCAAACTACCCCAACATGGTGCCTGGTGACTCCATGTCTGAAGGGAAGTCAAGGGCTTTG GAGGCGGAGTCCCAGAAGCCAGACTCCTCCTCCGACTGCCTGGAGGAGACGGAAACTTGCCAGGACAGAGGTTGCCCAGGGCCGCCTAAGTCGCTGTCCTCCAAGGCCGGCTCCACCACCAAGGGCCAGGCGGGCGACGGACCCGAACCTGCACCGGCGGAGATGGCCCCGGCCCCCACCCCGCGGCCAGAGCGCAAGGacgagctggagctggagctggagaagGCGCGCATGGAGTTCGAGCTCACGCGGCTCAGGTGCCTGCACGAAGAGAACCAGCGGCAGAGGCAGCACGAGGAGGTGATGGAGCGGCTGCAGCAGCAGGCGGCGCCCCCCAAG TTCTCAGGAGGCTTCCAAGACCTCCTGCTCCCCCAGAACCAGTCTGCCATGTTCCTGTACTGCTTCATCTTCATACACACAATCTATGTCACCAAGGAGAtggtcttctttctcttctccaagCACTACCTGTTCTGCCTTGCAGCCATTTTGCTCTGTTTGATTAAAGCTTTATGGTCATACTTCCAA ACTGTCAGCGGCTCTGACCACACCAGCCCAGCCTGGCCACACTTGCTGGCTGGTGATGGCATAGGAGACTCTACTCTAGTGATAATGCAGCACACTGAGCGAGCCTGGACACAGCTGTGCAAGCTATCAAGTCTTTATTGA
- the ATP6V1E2 gene encoding V-type proton ATPase subunit E 2 yields MALSDVDVQKQIKQMMAFIEQEASEKAEEIDAKAEEEFNIEKGRLVQTQRLKIMEYYEKKEKQIEQQKKIQMSTMRNQARLKVLRARDDLISVLLSDAKLRLDSIVEDPKIYQVLLDKLVLQALLRLLEPVMIVRCRPQDLLLVEAAVQKAIPEYMMVSQKHVKVQIDQGAHLAVNAAGGVEVYSTDQRIKVSNTLESRLDLLAQQKMPEIRMALFGGNANRKFFM; encoded by the coding sequence ATGGCCCTGAGTGATGTTGATGTGCAGAAGCAGATTAAGCAGATGATGGCTTTCATTGAGCAGGAAGCCAGTgaaaaggcagaggaaatagATGCCAAGGCTGAGGAAGAGTTCAACATTGAGAAAGGACGCCTTGTGCAAACCCAACGACTGAAGATTATGGAGTATTATGAGAAAAAGGAGAAGCAGATAGAGCAGCAGAAgaaaatccaaatgtccaccatgaGGAATCAGGCAAGGCTGAAAGTTCTAAGAGCCCGAGATGACCTCATCTCAGTATTGCTCAGTGATGCAAAACTGAGACTCGACAGTATTGTGGAGGACCCAAAAATCTACCAAGTGCTGCTGGATAAACTAGTGCTCCAAGCTCTGCTCCGGTTGCTGGAGCCTGTGATGATTGTGCGTTGTAGGCCACAGGACCTCCTCCTGGTGGAGGCTGCAGTGCAAAAAGCCATCCCTGAATACATGATGGTCTCCCAAAAACATGTGAAGGTCCAGATTGATCAAGGGGCACACTTGGCTGTGAATGCAGCTGGAGGTGTGGAGGTCTACAGCACTGATCAGAGAATAAAGGTTTCCAATACCCTGGAAAGTAGACTGGATCTCTTAGCTCAGCAAAAGATGCCAGAAATACGAATGGCTTTGTTTGGAGGCAATGCCAACAGAAAGTTTTTTATGTAA